A portion of the Sus scrofa isolate TJ Tabasco breed Duroc chromosome 5, Sscrofa11.1, whole genome shotgun sequence genome contains these proteins:
- the PRIM1 gene encoding DNA primase small subunit isoform X1 has protein sequence MQKMNPYKIDIGAVYSHRPNQHNTVKLGAFQAQEKELVFDIDMTDYDDVRRCCSSADICSKCWTLMTMAIHIIDRALKEDFGFKHRLWVYSGRRGVHCWVCDESVRKLSSAVRSGIVEYLSLVKGGQDVKKKVHLNEKIHPFVRKSINIIKKYFEEYALVGQNILENKESWDKILALVPETMHDELQQSFQKHQNSLQRWEYLKKAASRYQNNSKNDKCGPWLEWEIMLQYCFPRLDINVSKGINHLLKSPFSVHPKTGRISVPIDLQKVDQFDPFTVPTISSICHELDAISTNEEEKENGAESGIKHRTRDYKKTSLAPFVKVFEQFLENLDRSRKGELLKKSDLQKDF, from the exons ATGCAGAAAATGAATCCATACAAGATTGATATAGGCGCGGTATATTCCCACAGA CCCAATCAGCACAATACAGTGAAGCTGGGAGCTTTCCAGGCTCAGGAAAAAGAGCTGGTCTTTGACATTGACATGACAGACTATGATGATGTGAGGAGATGTTGTAG TTCTGCAGACATATGTTCCAAGTGCTGGACCCTCATGACGATGGCCATACACATCATTGATCGAGCATTGAAGG AGGACTTTGGATTTAAACATCGTCTCTGGGTATATTCTGGAAGGAGAGGAGTTCATTGTTGGGTCTGCGATGAATCAGTTAGGAAACTGTCCTCTGCAGTACGTTCTGGGATAGTTGAGTATCTGAGTCTTGTAAAG GGTGGTCAAGACGTTAAAAAGAAAGTTCatctaaatgaaaaaattcaCCCTTTTGTCAG AAAATctataaacataattaaaaaatactttgaagaaTATGCCTTGGTTGgtcaaaatattcttgaaaataaagaaagctGGGATAAGATTTTAGCCCTTGTTCCTGAAA CAATGCATGATGAACTTCAACAAAGCTTCCAAAAGCATCAGAATTCACTTCAGCGTTGGGAGTATTTGAAGAAAGCAGCCAGCAGATATCAG AATAACAGCAAAAATGATAAATGTGGACCCTGGCTTGAGTGGGAAATTATGCTCCAATACTGTTTTCCACGACTGGATATCAATGTTAGCAAAGGAATCAATCATTTACTGAAGAGCCCGTTTAGTGTTCATCCTAAAACAG GTCGCATTTCTGTGCCTATTGATTTACAGAAAGTGGATCAGTTTGACCCATTTACTGTTCCAACCATAAG TTCCATCTGCCATGAATTGGATGCTATTTCTactaatgaagaagaaaaagaaaatggagctgaATCTGGTATCAAACATAGAACCAGAG ACTATAAGAAAACCAGTCTAGCTCCTTTCGTAAAAGTTTTTGAACAGTTTCTTGAAAACCTGGATAGATCCCGGAAAGGAGAACTTCTCAAGAAGAGTG ATTTACAAAAAGACTTCTGA
- the PRIM1 gene encoding DNA primase small subunit (The RefSeq protein has 3 substitutions compared to this genomic sequence) produces METFDPTELPELLKLYYRRLFPYAQYYRWLNYGGVVKNYLQHREFSFTLKDDIYIRYQSFNNQSELEKEVQKMNPYKIDIGAVYSHRPNQHNTVKLGAFQAQEKELVFDIDMTDYDDVRRCCSSADICSKCWTLMTMAIHIIDRALKEDFGFKHRPWVYSGRRGVHCWVCDESVRKLSSAVRSGIVEYLSLVKGGQDVKKKVHLNEKIHPFVRKSINIIKKYFEEYALVGQNILENKESWDKILALVPETMHDELQQSFQKHQNSLQRWEYLKKAASRYQNNSKNDKCGPWLEWEIMLQYCFPRLDINVSKGINHLLKSPFSVHPKTGRISVPIDLQKVDQFDPFTVPTISSICHELDAISTNEEEKENGAESGIKHRTRDYKKTSLAPFVKVFEQFLENLDRSRKGELLKKSDLQKDF; encoded by the exons TGGTAAAGAATTACTTTCAACACCGTGAATTTTCATTCACGTTGAAAGATGACATTTACATTCGCTACCAATCTTTCAACAACCAGAGTGAGCTGGAAAAGGAGATGCAGAAAATGAATCCATACAAGATTGATATAGGCGCGGTATATTCCCACAGA CCCAATCAGCACAATACAGTGAAGCTGGGAGCTTTCCAGGCTCAGGAAAAAGAGCTGGTCTTTGACATTGACATGACAGACTATGATGATGTGAGGAGATGTTGTAG TTCTGCAGACATATGTTCCAAGTGCTGGACCCTCATGACGATGGCCATACACATCATTGATCGAGCATTGAAGG AGGACTTTGGATTTAAACATCGTCTCTGGGTATATTCTGGAAGGAGAGGAGTTCATTGTTGGGTCTGCGATGAATCAGTTAGGAAACTGTCCTCTGCAGTACGTTCTGGGATAGTTGAGTATCTGAGTCTTGTAAAG GGTGGTCAAGACGTTAAAAAGAAAGTTCatctaaatgaaaaaattcaCCCTTTTGTCAG AAAATctataaacataattaaaaaatactttgaagaaTATGCCTTGGTTGgtcaaaatattcttgaaaataaagaaagctGGGATAAGATTTTAGCCCTTGTTCCTGAAA CAATGCATGATGAACTTCAACAAAGCTTCCAAAAGCATCAGAATTCACTTCAGCGTTGGGAGTATTTGAAGAAAGCAGCCAGCAGATATCAG AATAACAGCAAAAATGATAAATGTGGACCCTGGCTTGAGTGGGAAATTATGCTCCAATACTGTTTTCCACGACTGGATATCAATGTTAGCAAAGGAATCAATCATTTACTGAAGAGCCCGTTTAGTGTTCATCCTAAAACAG GTCGCATTTCTGTGCCTATTGATTTACAGAAAGTGGATCAGTTTGACCCATTTACTGTTCCAACCATAAG TTCCATCTGCCATGAATTGGATGCTATTTCTactaatgaagaagaaaaagaaaatggagctgaATCTGGTATCAAACATAGAACCAGAG ACTATAAGAAAACCAGTCTAGCTCCTTTCGTAAAAGTTTTTGAACAGTTTCTTGAAAACCTGGATAGATCCCGGAAAGGAGAACTTCTCAAGAAGAGTG ATTTACAAAAAGACTTCTGA